In Haloarchaeobius amylolyticus, the genomic window AACCCCCCGCGTGGGGTGTCGAGTGTGCGTTGTCTGTACAGCATTCGCGACGCGCTCAGAGAGGCTCGGCTCTGTTATAAAACTTGGCGTCCACCAAGTAACACCGTCAGTTCTTTCTTACCGCTGACAGACAACCAGTGCATGACGTTCGACGCAGTGGTCGAGGTCACGGGGAAGAAACGGACACTGGAAGTGCTGTGGACGGTCAACCAGTCATCAGATCCAGTCCGATTTTCTGCTATCGACGAAGCCGTCGCAACGTCGAGTGACATCACCACCGACCGGTTGCGCTTACTCGTCGAATACGGACTCCTCTCTCGAAGAGAGAAGAACAAACGGAACGTGACCTACGAAGTAACTACGCGTGGGGAAAGCGTCCTCGACTATCTCCTCGAAGTTGAATCTCTGCTCGAGCGTGGCCGAGTTCAGAACTGATCCAATCCCTGCTGACTCGTGGCTTCGGTCGTACAGTACTCGATCAGGTCCTCGACCGAATCAATTGTCTTTCCAGCCCCCACATGGTCTGCGAAGTATTCCAGATAGCGTCCTTTGAGGCTCACGACGATAGTACCGTGCTCTTTCGCCTCCGCTGTCCGTGCAGAGAGAGAAACAACCCGTGAGTCGTCAGCCGCCAACTCTTCCTTGTTGAAAACGACGACGTGCGTGTCTTCAGCCACTGCATCTAACACAGCGTCGAAATCGAGCGCTCGGTAGTAGTCCGTACCGAGCGGGAAGAAGACGGCATCGTAGTGCTCGGCGTTATCGATGTGGTCCACGAGGTCGCGGGTCAGATTCAGCCGTTCTGCACGGTCGTTTATTTCAGTCGCGGTCATATCCGCGAACGTCACCTCGTACGGTGGTAGGGGAGTCTCCTCGTCAACGAGACCGAACCCTGCACTGATGAACAGTCGGTCGACATCGTGTTCGTCCGCCCGAAGCGAGTCTACCGCGTTGTCGATGTACCCCTGCTGTCGACCGGTGTAGAGGGCACGCGCTTTCAGGCTCGGGACGCCATCGCGTGCGAGAAGTTCTGCACGACCGTTCCCGTCGATATCTGCTGCATCAAACGGCTCGAAGTCGTCGGGGACATCCTTCGATCCCGAGCACTGGTCGACTATCAGTATCCGCATCGTCACCACTCCCCCAGACCGGCCTGTGTCGCTTTCTGCTCCTCCCCAGCGAATCCGATTCGTTCCCTGACCGCTCGCTCCAGAGCTGTCACATCTTGGAAAACGTGTACGCCACAGCCGACATTCTGGATTTTCTCGACGATTGCATTGTCTACGTCACCGTAGAGGTAGAGTTCCTGATACCGGATACAGTGGTCCGCCAGTTCCTCGGCAATTCGGTCCGGGTCAAACGAGATGGAGCGCGGCGGAT contains:
- a CDS encoding winged helix DNA-binding protein is translated as MTFDAVVEVTGKKRTLEVLWTVNQSSDPVRFSAIDEAVATSSDITTDRLRLLVEYGLLSRREKNKRNVTYEVTTRGESVLDYLLEVESLLERGRVQN